Proteins encoded within one genomic window of Empedobacter falsenii:
- a CDS encoding HD domain-containing protein has protein sequence MKIVNDPVHGFITIPNELIYQIIQHPYFQRLRRISQTGLTELVYPGARHSRFHHALGCMHLMQKALNILKRKNVDITPEEENGALIAILLHDLGHGPFSHSLEHSIINGSHHEEISLRLMEELNQIFDNRLALAIQIFKGNYPKKFLSQLVSSQLDCDRMDYLKRDSFYTGVVEGNINPERIISMMNVSNDELVIEAKGISSVEKFLMARMFMYMQVYMHKKSFTAENFLISVLRRAKELTKAGENLFATFAFKYFLEENEVGSLSKEGLEIFTRLDDSDVLSAIKEWQFHDDLILSKLSKNIIQRTLPKSYLMDTKLSEEEILVEKNRVEKALGIDDASYFVEQTTIKIVPYEKSKSPIKVLYKNGEVKEISSSEKSLLTQFLQQEITKYHYHSV, from the coding sequence TTGAAGATAGTAAATGATCCAGTTCATGGATTTATTACGATTCCAAACGAGCTTATTTATCAGATTATTCAACATCCATATTTTCAACGACTTCGTAGGATTTCGCAAACGGGTTTAACAGAATTAGTTTATCCAGGAGCCAGACATTCTCGTTTTCATCACGCTTTAGGTTGTATGCATTTGATGCAAAAAGCCTTAAATATTCTCAAAAGAAAAAACGTCGATATTACTCCAGAAGAAGAAAATGGAGCTTTAATTGCAATTTTATTACACGATTTGGGACATGGTCCTTTTTCTCATTCTCTTGAACATTCTATCATTAATGGTTCGCATCACGAAGAAATTTCGCTTCGTTTGATGGAAGAATTGAATCAAATTTTTGATAATCGATTAGCTTTAGCTATTCAGATTTTTAAAGGGAATTATCCGAAAAAATTCTTGTCGCAATTGGTTTCTAGTCAGTTGGATTGTGATAGAATGGATTACTTGAAACGCGATAGTTTTTACACAGGAGTGGTAGAAGGAAATATCAATCCAGAACGAATTATCTCGATGATGAATGTCTCGAATGATGAGCTGGTGATAGAAGCAAAGGGAATTTCGTCGGTCGAGAAATTTTTGATGGCGCGTATGTTTATGTACATGCAAGTGTATATGCACAAGAAGTCGTTTACAGCAGAGAATTTTTTGATTAGCGTTTTGAGAAGAGCAAAAGAATTGACAAAAGCGGGAGAAAATCTTTTTGCTACGTTTGCTTTTAAATACTTTTTAGAAGAAAATGAAGTAGGAAGTTTATCGAAAGAAGGTTTAGAAATTTTTACGCGTTTAGACGATTCGGATGTTTTATCAGCGATAAAAGAATGGCAGTTTCATGATGATTTAATTTTGAGTAAATTATCCAAAAATATTATTCAGCGTACATTACCAAAATCATATTTGATGGATACAAAATTATCTGAAGAAGAAATTTTGGTTGAAAAAAATAGAGTAGAAAAAGCTTTAGGAATTGATGATGCAAGTTATTTTGTAGAGCAAACAACGATAAAAATTGTTCCCTACGAAAAATCAAAAAGTCCGATAAAGGTTTTATATAAAAATGGTGAGGTAAAAGAAATTTCGAGTTCAGAAAAAAGTTTGTTAACGCAATTTTTGCAACAAGAAATTACAAAATATCATTACCACAGCGTTTAA
- the porX gene encoding T9SS response regulator signal transducer PorX: MAIKILWIDDEIDLLKPHQLFLEKKGYDTTMINNATDALEEIEKENFAAVLIDENMPGLSGLEALPKIKELRPNLPVIMVTKSEEEHIMEDAIGSHIADYLIKPVNPNQILLSLKKILDASKIISEKTVINYQQEFRNITMDMMNARDYEDWQEIYKKLVFWELELENIEDTALSQIIENQKSEANAAFFKFIERNYEDWLHDDEDRPVLSHTIFNQLVRPHLGKDKNVLLIMVDNLRYDQWKVIEPIFNRYYNSEAENLYYSILPSATQYARNAFFSGLMPLEIEKKYPEYWLNDTDEGNKNMYEKELLGEQLKRLGFGDLSYNYFKILNSDFEKKIADDFNNYKKNNLNVIVYNFIDILSHAKTDNKIVGEIIRDDKTYRSITKHWFENSYLMEIVKKAAQEKMKIIVTTDHGTIYVKEPTKVIGDKEASTNLRYKLGKQLQYDPKDVLAVEQPEKFLLPKVNVTSKYIFAKENLFLTYPKNYNHFVNYYKNTYQHGGISLEEIIIPMVVLTPKN, from the coding sequence ATGGCTATAAAAATTTTATGGATTGATGATGAAATCGATTTATTGAAACCACACCAACTTTTTTTAGAGAAAAAAGGATACGATACAACAATGATAAATAATGCGACTGATGCATTAGAAGAAATAGAAAAAGAGAACTTTGCAGCGGTTTTAATCGACGAAAATATGCCAGGTTTAAGTGGATTGGAAGCCTTACCAAAAATTAAGGAATTGCGTCCAAACCTTCCTGTTATTATGGTCACAAAAAGTGAGGAAGAGCATATCATGGAAGATGCAATTGGCTCGCATATAGCAGATTACTTGATTAAACCAGTTAATCCAAATCAGATTTTATTGAGTTTGAAAAAGATTTTGGATGCTTCGAAAATTATTTCAGAAAAAACAGTTATCAATTATCAACAGGAATTCAGAAATATCACAATGGATATGATGAATGCGCGCGATTATGAGGATTGGCAAGAGATTTATAAAAAATTAGTTTTTTGGGAACTTGAGCTTGAAAATATCGAAGATACAGCACTTTCTCAAATCATCGAAAATCAAAAAAGTGAAGCGAATGCAGCTTTCTTCAAATTTATAGAACGTAATTACGAAGATTGGTTGCATGACGACGAAGATCGTCCCGTTTTATCGCACACAATTTTCAATCAATTAGTTCGACCTCATCTTGGAAAAGATAAAAATGTCTTATTGATTATGGTTGATAATTTACGCTACGATCAATGGAAAGTTATTGAGCCAATTTTCAATCGTTATTATAATTCGGAAGCCGAAAATTTATATTATAGTATTTTACCTTCGGCTACTCAATATGCTAGAAATGCGTTCTTTTCGGGTTTAATGCCTTTAGAAATTGAGAAAAAATATCCTGAATATTGGTTGAATGATACCGACGAAGGAAATAAAAATATGTACGAAAAAGAATTGTTAGGAGAACAATTAAAACGTCTTGGTTTTGGCGATTTATCGTATAATTATTTCAAAATTTTAAATTCTGATTTCGAGAAAAAAATTGCAGATGATTTTAATAATTACAAAAAGAACAATCTAAATGTAATTGTCTACAACTTTATCGATATTCTTTCGCATGCGAAAACGGACAACAAAATTGTTGGTGAAATTATTCGTGATGATAAAACGTATCGTTCGATCACAAAACATTGGTTTGAGAATTCATATTTAATGGAAATTGTGAAAAAAGCGGCGCAAGAAAAAATGAAAATTATTGTAACAACCGATCACGGAACAATTTACGTAAAGGAACCTACAAAAGTGATTGGCGACAAAGAAGCAAGTACAAATTTGCGTTATAAACTGGGGAAACAATTGCAATACGATCCGAAAGATGTTTTGGCGGTTGAGCAACCAGAAAAATTCCTTTTACCTAAGGTTAATGTTACGTCAAAGTATATCTTTGCAAAAGAAAATTTATTTTTAACGTATCCAAAAAATTACAATCATTTCGTTAATTATTACAAAAACACTTACCAACACGGTGGAATTTCGTTGGAGGAAATAATTATCCCAATGGTTGTTTTAACACCAAAAAATTAA
- the tsaE gene encoding tRNA (adenosine(37)-N6)-threonylcarbamoyltransferase complex ATPase subunit type 1 TsaE, with the protein MEFIINNLDELPEVAQKIIDQLQHKLITFEGEMGAGKTTFIKEFVKALGTNDEVSSPTFSIVNEYETDKGKVYHFDFYRLNHEDEALDFGIEEYLYSNQYCLMEWPNKIANFIPDEHHTITLENVDGVRHLNFS; encoded by the coding sequence ATGGAATTTATCATCAATAATTTAGACGAATTACCAGAAGTTGCTCAAAAAATAATCGATCAACTTCAACATAAATTAATCACTTTCGAAGGAGAAATGGGAGCTGGAAAAACAACTTTTATCAAAGAGTTTGTAAAAGCTTTGGGAACAAATGATGAAGTTTCGAGTCCTACTTTTTCGATTGTAAATGAATACGAAACAGATAAAGGAAAAGTTTATCATTTCGATTTTTATCGTTTAAATCACGAAGATGAAGCCTTAGATTTTGGGATTGAAGAATATTTATATTCTAATCAATATTGTTTAATGGAATGGCCAAATAAAATTGCTAACTTTATACCAGATGAACACCACACAATTACATTGGAAAATGTAGATGGAGTTCGTCATTTAAATTTTAGTTAA
- a CDS encoding alanine dehydrogenase has protein sequence MDGKNIFTPFSQEDLIPQPERLEIPHKKERFDIGIPKETNNQEKRICLSPDAVEILVNNGHQVTIETGAGEGANYSDKEYSEAGAQISYNTQAVFEKPIILKVGPLTLDEIDWVKPNALIISSVPANTLRREYFQKLITKRVNAVGFEFIRDEQNHLPVVRLLSEIAGTTAILVASELMSSTNGGNGILMGGVTGVRPTEVVILGAGTVAENATRTALGLGASVRVFDNSLTRLRRLQQNIGQRVSTSTLDPKELGKALRRCDLAIGALRGETRTPCVVTEMMVQNMKAGAVIIDVSIDQGGCFETSELTTHDHPIIIKNDIIHYAVSNITSRVARTSTKALSNYFLSYLFQISEESGFANVVQSDKTIRNGVYLYKGRIVKKNLCDWFDLPFHDINLLII, from the coding sequence ATGGACGGAAAAAATATTTTCACGCCTTTTTCTCAAGAAGATCTTATTCCTCAACCCGAGCGTTTAGAGATTCCTCATAAGAAAGAACGCTTTGATATTGGAATTCCAAAAGAAACAAATAATCAAGAAAAAAGAATTTGTCTTTCTCCTGATGCAGTCGAAATTTTAGTCAATAATGGACATCAAGTTACGATAGAAACTGGAGCAGGAGAAGGTGCAAATTATTCGGATAAAGAATATTCGGAAGCTGGTGCGCAAATTTCTTACAATACGCAAGCTGTTTTCGAGAAACCTATTATTCTAAAAGTTGGACCACTTACTTTAGATGAAATTGATTGGGTGAAACCAAATGCATTGATTATTTCATCTGTTCCGGCGAATACCTTAAGACGCGAATATTTTCAGAAATTAATTACAAAACGTGTAAACGCTGTTGGATTTGAATTTATTCGTGATGAACAAAATCATTTACCAGTCGTTCGCTTATTAAGTGAAATTGCAGGAACAACGGCAATTTTGGTTGCAAGTGAATTGATGTCTTCTACAAACGGAGGAAACGGAATTTTGATGGGCGGCGTAACAGGCGTTCGTCCAACAGAAGTTGTGATTCTTGGAGCTGGAACGGTTGCAGAAAATGCGACAAGAACAGCTTTAGGTTTAGGTGCTTCGGTTCGTGTTTTTGATAATTCATTAACAAGATTAAGACGATTACAACAAAATATAGGACAACGAGTTTCTACTTCTACATTAGATCCAAAAGAATTAGGAAAAGCTTTGCGACGTTGCGATTTAGCAATCGGTGCTCTTCGAGGAGAAACACGTACACCTTGTGTTGTAACTGAGATGATGGTGCAAAATATGAAAGCTGGCGCTGTTATTATTGATGTGAGTATTGATCAAGGTGGATGTTTCGAAACATCTGAATTAACAACCCATGATCATCCAATTATTATTAAGAATGATATAATTCATTATGCGGTTTCTAACATCACTTCTCGCGTCGCACGTACCTCTACCAAAGCGTTGAGCAATTATTTCTTGTCGTATTTATTCCAAATTTCAGAAGAATCTGGTTTTGCGAATGTGGTACAATCGGATAAAACTATAAGAAATGGCGTATATTTGTACAAAGGAAGAATTGTAAAAAAGAACTTATGTGATTGGTTTGATTTACCATTTCACGACATTAATTTATTGATCATATGA
- a CDS encoding porin, with amino-acid sequence MRQFLILILIVFSISSYAQVKDSTESKKKTVQDFKNMMSPYYSYGNGLGITSPDSLYQVNIRFRMQNRISYNHNDGEEDNIDGQIRRLRLRFDGYIGDPKFGYSMQLSFAAGDVGKAEEGKNTNIIRDAMIFYYPNKHWSLGFGQTKLPGNRQRVNSSGALQLTDRSINNADFNIDRDFGFQVLYNKRNQEKFSYILRGAISTGEGRNWTNFKDTGLAYTGKVELFPLGEFTKGGSNYEGDLVHEQTPKLMLSGAYSYNDRAHRTAGMLGDDIVGGGTANIKSLFLDAMLKYRGWNLMYSYMNRNSDNVLFYNPADISDFNYIYNGEGMDFQGSYTFPKHWEVIGRYSTQTVDKDIFEFTPNTNQFTLGLTKYIWEHAFKLQAEFTYEQQKFYNLEKKNNWYARFQIEIGI; translated from the coding sequence ATGAGGCAATTTTTAATATTAATACTTATTGTATTTTCAATCAGTTCGTATGCGCAAGTAAAAGATTCTACAGAATCTAAAAAGAAAACTGTACAGGATTTTAAGAATATGATGTCGCCCTATTATAGCTATGGTAACGGATTGGGAATTACTTCTCCAGATAGTCTTTATCAGGTCAACATTAGATTTCGTATGCAAAATCGCATTAGTTATAATCATAATGATGGAGAAGAAGATAATATTGATGGACAAATTCGTCGTTTAAGATTGCGTTTTGATGGATATATCGGAGATCCAAAATTTGGTTATTCGATGCAATTATCTTTTGCAGCAGGTGATGTAGGAAAAGCAGAAGAGGGGAAGAATACGAATATTATTCGTGATGCGATGATTTTCTATTACCCAAATAAACATTGGAGTTTAGGATTTGGTCAAACAAAACTTCCAGGAAATAGGCAACGTGTTAATTCTTCTGGAGCATTACAATTAACGGATCGATCTATCAATAATGCAGATTTTAATATTGATCGCGATTTTGGATTTCAGGTCTTATACAATAAAAGAAATCAAGAAAAATTCTCATATATTTTGAGAGGAGCTATTTCTACTGGTGAAGGACGAAATTGGACAAATTTTAAAGATACTGGTTTAGCTTATACAGGAAAAGTTGAGCTGTTTCCACTTGGAGAATTTACAAAAGGAGGGAGCAATTATGAAGGTGATTTAGTTCATGAACAAACACCAAAATTGATGCTTTCGGGAGCTTATAGTTATAATGATAGAGCGCATAGAACGGCGGGAATGTTAGGAGATGATATTGTAGGTGGAGGAACAGCTAATATAAAATCATTGTTTTTGGATGCGATGTTAAAATATCGTGGATGGAATTTGATGTATTCTTATATGAATCGTAATTCGGATAATGTATTATTTTATAACCCTGCGGATATTTCTGATTTTAATTATATTTATAATGGAGAAGGGATGGATTTTCAAGGTTCGTACACATTTCCGAAACATTGGGAGGTGATAGGACGTTATTCAACTCAAACAGTAGATAAAGATATTTTTGAGTTTACGCCAAATACAAACCAATTCACATTAGGTTTGACAAAATATATTTGGGAACATGCGTTCAAATTACAAGCAGAGTTCACGTATGAGCAACAAAAATTCTATAATTTAGAAAAGAAAAACAACTGGTATGCGCGTTTTCAGATAGAAATTGGAATTTAA
- a CDS encoding YqiA/YcfP family alpha/beta fold hydrolase, translating to MNTNNRQIVYIHGLNSSANSTKFKTILKKYPSAICIEWKTEENIATILFEAYEHLKGLVNDLTIIGSSTGGNFGWQLQQKLKENGKSSELILLNPLVDVSMKVENNFPENLSQYLVDMNRFENTTVFLSVHDEVLDFEKLKTFFEIQQNIFPQQIEIIEIDDNHRIRNFESLLTLI from the coding sequence ATGAATACAAATAATCGACAAATTGTTTATATCCATGGACTAAATAGTTCGGCAAATTCAACTAAATTCAAAACTATTCTAAAAAAATATCCTTCAGCGATTTGTATTGAATGGAAAACCGAGGAGAATATTGCAACTATTTTATTTGAAGCTTACGAACATTTAAAAGGTTTGGTAAATGATTTGACAATTATAGGAAGCTCTACTGGAGGGAATTTTGGTTGGCAATTGCAACAAAAATTAAAGGAAAATGGAAAATCGAGCGAATTGATTTTGTTAAATCCTTTGGTTGATGTTTCAATGAAAGTCGAAAATAATTTTCCTGAAAATCTTTCGCAGTATTTAGTTGATATGAATCGTTTCGAAAATACAACGGTTTTTCTTTCTGTGCATGATGAAGTTTTGGATTTTGAAAAACTAAAAACTTTCTTCGAAATTCAACAAAATATTTTTCCACAACAAATCGAAATCATAGAAATTGATGACAATCATCGAATACGTAACTTCGAGTCATTGTTAACGTTAATTTAA